A region of the Armatimonadota bacterium genome:
GCACGAGGCTGCGGCCGTAGCCCGCTGCGGGCGAGGGGTCGACATCCACCCACTGCCCCTGTTCCTCCACCTGCACCCAGGCGTGCTCCCTGGCTGTCCGGACGGCCTCTTCCCACTCCCGGGAACCCTTCGAAGGTGCCCGGAAGCCCGCCGCGTACAGCGCATCTCCCAGGAGGAGGAAGTGGCTGGCCGACCGCTCGACGATGGCGTCCAGAAGCGGCGATAGGCCGGATGGTGACTGCCGCGGCGCGAATCCCGAGCGCACCAGTTCCTCCGCCTGCGGCGATGAGAGTGTGCCCATAGCGAAACGGACCCGGCGCCCGGCCGCCTGCAGCAGGGTGGCCAGCAGCCACGCCCGATCCAGGGCGTTTCCGGCGCCGGCCAGCAGCGTCCCCGTCGGTCCGCGCATACACCCCGAATACGCCTCGAACCGCACCTCCTCCTGAACGAATCTGGCCAGCTCCCGTGGGTCCGTCCCCAGCTTCCTCTGAAGCGCCCCCGGATCGAGTTGCGAGAAGTCGATGCCGGAGCGGAGCCTGGCCAGCGCCCTGCGATAGGCCTGCGGCACGTTCGGCGAACTCGGTGGGAATGAGACGGGCTCGGCACCCGATGGGTGCTGGCCTGTGGGACGCTCGACTGCGGGATTCTCGGGCTGCGAACCGGGTGTGGTCCTGGCGGGGCCCTCGCGCTGCGGACCGGACGCAGGCAGAGCTGGCCCGACTTCACCGCCGGGGATCGGAGACGACTCGGGCGAGGGTGTGGGGGGTAGGGGCTGCGCAGCGGGCACGAGTGCTCCAGCACCCGAAATCGGGGGGCCCGCAGGCGAGACGAGGCCCGCCAGGGCCACCGCCAGGCTCATCCCCAGCGCCAGCACCTGCAGGGCCCACGCGCGCAGCTGCGGCCCGCGGATCCTCCACATGCCGACGAGGAATTGGACCAGCACCGCCACAGGGAGGAAGACAGCCGCGCTCACCGTGGCACCCTGAAGCCAGGAGGGGAGGCGCTTCCACAGGCTCTGGCCGTGGAAGAGGTCGGGGTAGGAGGCACCCTCCAGCGCGCCTGCTGCGAATGCCGCCGCTCCATAGAGGGCGAGGACGCCCAGCGCCGCCCGCACCGTCACCGGAAGGTACCGCATCCGCAGAAGGGAGACGCCCGCAAGGCCCACGGACGCACCCACGACCGCGGCCAGCACATTGGAGGTGGGCTGACCCAGCAGCACCACGCCGTGGGTGGTCCCCGCGGGGCGCCACGCCGAGAATGCCAGCGTGCCCAGAAGCGTGAAGAGTGCGAGCAGGCCTCTGGCCGCCCACCCCAACCTGCGCCAGAGCACGGCCAGCAGGACGAGACCCGCCACCGCGGCGCCGGTCAGGACCCACCGCTGCGGCGAACCGCTGAGGAACGTCTCCACAGCGGCGTCCAGCAACAGGAGCATGAGGACGACTGCGATGACGGCGCTGACGGCCTCTCGCCACGGAGACACGCCACGACCTGCCGGTCCCATCCCCCGCACAGAGAGCCTCAGGGGCCAAGCACCTGCACCCCGACCTCCCGTCCCTCCTTCTTCAGCACCACCTTGGTGAAGCCATTGAGCGCCACCCGCACCCCGGGCACGGTGATCGGCTCTCCGGCGGCGCGCACCACCACGGTGAAGATGCCCTCGGGGAGCTCGATCGGCCCCTGCCCGGTCAGCCCGCCTCCGACACGCCTGCCTGCCGCATCCAGCACGTCGTAGGGCACGGCCAGCGACTGCTGGATGGCCTGGGTCAGCGCCGCGGCGTTGGCGGCGTCGAAGAACATCCCGCCGGTGAGCCGGGCCACACGTTCCATGTCGCGCTTGGTGGCCGGGTCGGCCAGGGCGAACCCCACGATGTTCAGCCGCACCTTCAGCCCCGCGGCCAGCAGGGCCGAGACCGCCGCCGCCGGATCGCCCTTGCACTCTTCCTTTCCGTCGGTGACCAGGATGACCATCTTCTCCCCGGGGACCTTGCCGAAGTCCGCGGCCACCTGGCGGAGCGAGTAGGCGATAGGGGTCGTCCCCAGGGCACGGATGGCCTGTACGCGGGCGATCAGGTATCCCTTGTCGATCCTGCCGAAGGGGACCACCAGCTCGGAGTCCTTGCAGTCGCCGGGCCGGCCCTCGCGGATGCGGTGGCCGTAGACCCGCAGCGCCACCTGGACGTCATCGGGCAGCCCCTTGATGATCTGGACCACGACCTCCCTGGCGATGTCGATCTTGGGGCGGCCTTCCACCTTCTCCTTCATGGAGCCGGAGGCGTCCAGGATCAGCTCGATCTGGCCCGGCGCGGAGACCGCGGCCAGACGCTCCCCCGTGGCGGCCACGGCCAGGCCACCCGTCCCCCGGCTCACGCCAGCCCTGAGGGTGTAAGTGGAGATGGTCTTCAGCTCGTCGACGATCTGCTGGTAGACCCCCTTGAGATCCTCGCTGCTCTGGGCGAAGAAGAAGCGGCCGTTGGTGGCCATGGCCAGGTGGTTCATCATCCTGGCCGGGGTCGTGGAGATATCGGGCTTGAGCTCCAACAGTTCCGCGCCCAGGCCGATGGTGTAGAGGCGGATGCGGGTCTTTTCCACCAGTCGCCAGAACTGGGCGTACTTCACGGTACTGGAGGTGTCCGCGCCGTCGGTCATGACCACGATCGCCCGGTTGGCCCTCACCCCGGCCAGCAGCTCCGTGCCCCGGGCAACCGCATCGTAGAACCGCGTGCCTCCCCCGGCCGAGAACTTTCCGGCCGCGGCGGCCTTGAGCCGCTCCCGATCGCTGGTGAACCCCGGCAGCAGCACCTCCACGTCGCCGCTGAAGCGGATGAGGTTCAACCGCTCGGTGGGGCGGACCTGGTCCAGGGTAGCCTCCACCGCCTGCTGCAGGTGCTTGATGCTGTCCGACATGCTCCCGCTGGTGTCCCAGATCAGGACAATGGAGACCGGTGGCTCGGTGACCCGCAGGGTGTAGTCATCCGGACGCACCGCCCACGAGAACGCGGTCTGCGCCGCAGGGACCACGCCGGGGTCAAACCGCATCTGCTCTCTCCCGGTGCGGTCCAGCAGCGCGACCGAAGTGCGGATGTACGGCCGACCGGCGAGGTCCACGGTGAGCACCTGCAGACCGGAGCCGGGGACCGTGATTCTGAAGTGGTCCTGCTCGCCCAGCGGGTCGATGGTCCCGCGGGTGCGCCGCCCCAGCATCAGAGAATTGGCCTGGGCAGGCGTATTGTTGGGCTCCCGTTCCACATCCCCGCCGGCCTCGGCGGAGGTGGTGACACCGGGAAGGGCTTGCGCCGTCCCCGCCGCCTGCTCCAGCAGAATGGAGCGGTAGCCCGGCTCGGCACCCTCGATGAGTTTGACCTCGCCCAGGCTGGTCGTCGTCCCTCCGTGGTTGCTCAGGATCCGCAGGCGCACGAACCGCGCGGGCTGGCCGATGGTAAACGCCTGGTCGCGCGCCTCCCGCCGGAGCGTGAACTGGCCAACCTCCCGGAAGCCGTCGAGGGGGGTCTCCGTGGACACCGCGACGGTAAAGGTCTTCACCCATGTGGCGGGCTCCGCCGTCGTCTTCGGATTGAGGACGATGCGGTCGACCAGGGCGGCGCGCTCCCCGCGGAAGGCGAAGACGATCTCCTGCGGGAGATAGGCGTCGGTCGACTGCCAGCCCGCGGTCTCCACGCTGCCGTCGATGAGCCTGAGGGCGGCCCTCTCTTCACTGTCCTGAGAGGTGAAGCGCACGATGGTGCCGCCCAGCTCGGCCAGCGCCAGGTTCTTCGGGACGTCTGCCAGGATCGACGGCGCATCCGGGGCCTCTATCACCTTCACCTCGCCCGCCTGAGTGTAGGAGCCGCCGTGGTTGGAGAGGAACCGCAGCTTGACGTACCTGGCCCGCGTGGCCGGGGGCAGGGCGATCAGGTACTCGCCGGGACGGGGCCCCAAGCGGGCCCCCGCCACCCTGCTGAACCCCTCGGCGGGGCCGGTGGTGGAGGCCCAGACCTCCACGTGCCGCGGTGCCTTCGTCGGGTCGCTCAGCGTCTCCTGGGTCCGCGTGTCCACCACGACGGCCGCCACCTGCGCCTCCCGCCCCTGGCGGAAGGACAGCACCACCTCCTGGGGGGTGGTGCGGTCGCTTGACGACCAGCCGCGGGTGGTCCCGTCGATGAGGTTAGCCGCGGCCCACTCGCTGTCGTTGTATTGCGAGGTCCGGGATTCCACCTTCCCACCGAAAGCACGGTTGGCCAGGTTGAAGCCCGGGGGCGGAGGCGATCGGTCTGTGGGAAGGGCGGGCGGGTGGAGCGGGAGGACCTTGAACGGGACAGACTGCGGCGGGCCTCCGTCAACCGTTATGTCTACCCGGTAATCGCCCACGGGGAAGCCGGCACTGCCGGGGGGCGTGATGTACGTCGCATCACGCTCCCCGGGGTCCAGGTCGGTGTCGTCGCTTTCGATGACGTGCCCGGCGGGGTAGCCCTCTGCGTCCACCACGACCCAGCTGACCCGGACCGAGATGGCCTCGCTGTGCCGTGACTTGAGGACCACGTAGATCCGCTCCGCATCCTCGGGGAACTCAACCCCGGGAGAGACCGGCTCGGTGTCATCCGAGACACCCCGAGCCAGGATGGCCTCGACCCGCTCGGCTGCCGGGGGTCCCTTCGTTGCCGGAGTTTCCAGGGGTTTGGGCGTCGGGGGCGCCTGCGCTGTCTGGGCTTCCGGAGTTGCGGCCGCCGGGGGCGCCGGCGCTCCCGGGGTTTCCGGGAGTGTGACCTGCGGCGTCGTCGCCGGCGCCAGCCCGCCCCCGGCCTGAGGGGCCTGGGGGGATGGCAATGGGGCCGCTGCCGGCGACGGCCGAGCGGCTGGCGGCTGGGGTGGGCGGCCTCGCAGCTGCGGGGACTGGCGTCCACAGGCTGCAAAACTCACGGCCGCCGCGAGAGCGAGCACGACGCAAAGCGCCCCCTGCCGCCGCATCAGGCTTTCACCTCCTTCAGTTGTGCGGGCTCCCCACCTCCCTTTGTTGCAAGCATTCGACGCGCCAAGCGGTCTTCCTAGTATACTTGAAGAGGACAGTCCGCTGCCGCGGGAAGGCTATGCCCACAGCAGGGCGCGGGGAGCGCTGAGAACCGGGGAGTTCGGGTTATGGTCCTGGCGTCTGCGCTGCGGCCCGGCATGGCCATCCGTCTGGAGGGCGAAGTCTACAAGATCATCGCCGCCACCTTCCACTCCGGCGGCGGACAGATGGGCGGCGTTACGCACGCCAAGCTGCGCAACGTGCGCACGGGTGCGGTCCGCGAATGGCGGTTCCGGCCCGAAGAGACGGTGCAGGACGTCCCGATTGAGCGGCAGACCATGCAGTTCCTCTACGCCGACGACGAGTTCTGCCACTTCATGAACACCGAGACCTTCGAGCAGGTGGCCGTGGAGCGGGCCCGGCTGGGCCGGGCTGCGGCCTTTCTGACCGAGGGCATGGTCCTGCCGGTGGAGTTCCACCAGGACCGGCCGATCGGCGTGGTCTTCCCCGACATCGTTGAGGTGCGGGTGGCCGAGACCGCGCCCCCGGCTCACGGGACCGGCAACGAAAACGTATGGAAAGAGGCGAAGCTGGAGAACGGGCTCACTATTCAGGTCCCGCCGTTCATCGCGGCCGGCGAGTGGATCCGGGTGGACGTGGAGGCCGGGACCTACATCGAGCGGGCGAAGCGCAAGTAGCCAGCCGGCGTTTCGGCCTGGTGGATCTTCGGCCGCCCCAAAGCGCGGCCGGTCGGCTCGGTTCGGGCAGCCCGGCCGTGCTAAAATTCCACCGAGATGCCTTTCACTGTCCGGGACTTCGAGAGCTTGTTGCGGGCGCTGGATAAGCGCGCCGAATGGCGGGCCCAGCTGCGCCGCCTGCTGCTGACCGACGACCTTCTGTCGCTGCCAGAGATCGTGCGTCGGCTGGCGGGACACCTGGAGCAGCTGGCGGCGGCGCAGCAGCGCACGGAGGGTCGCTTGGAGCAGCTGGCGGCGGCGCAGCAGCGCACGGAGGGTCGCTTGGAGCAGCTGGCGGCGGCGCAGCAGCGCACGGAGGGTCGCTTGGAGCAGCTGGCGGCGGCGCAGCAGCGCACCGAAAGCCGTCTGGAGCAACTGGCCGCCGCCCAGCGCCGGACGGAGGACCAGGTCGCCCGGCTGGTTGAGGAGATGCGCCGCCTCGCTGAGGGCCAGAGAGAGATGGCCAGGCAGGTCGGTGCGCTCGCCGAGACCATTGGATTCACCCTGGAGGATCTTGCTCGCGAAGTTGCCCCCGCCTACCTGGAGAAGCACTACGGGATCCGCGTGGCAAAGCTGCAGCGCCGCTTCCTGACCCTGGATACAGAAGAGGTGGAAGTGGACCTCTACGGCGAGGGGACTCGAGACGGCGAGCGCATTGTGGTGGTCGGCGAGGTGAAGAGCCGCATCTACGGTCGGGACGTGGAAGCTCTTGGGCGGCGGATCCAGGCTCTCGCGGCTGCGTTGCCGGGGATCCCCGTGCCGGTGCTTTTCGGCTTCGTGGTCCACCCCTCCGCCATCGACGCTGCGGCGCGCGCCGGAGCAGTGGTCATCACCTCAGCCGGGGCACGAGGTTAGATCTACATCAGGTTGGACGTGCAGCGTCCTTCCAGGATCAGGGAAGGTTCGCCTCATCGGGTGCGCTATCCGTTTGCGTATTCTCTCAGTCGATGACCCTCAATCCCAGCACGTGGAAGAAAGTCACCACCAGGTAGACGCCGACCGCGAGCCGCAGCATCTGCAGGATGTGCGCAAGTCTGGGGGCCGACCGACCCGCCTGCGCCAGGGCCAGCGCCAGCAGCACGAGCGCCGCCGTCTTGATGGCCAGCGGCCACGGCGTCAGCACGATGGGGCGGAGGAGCACGTTGGCCTCATCAACCCCTCCCTCGACGGCGGTGTAAGTGAGGAGCAGATCGACCGCGTTCAGGACAGCCAGCACCCAGTAAGACCGCCAGATCTGGCTCAGAGGCCCGGCTCCGAACATGATGAATCCCTCGCACGGATCCGGTGCTGCCAGACTGCATGTCTGAAAAGGTGAAAAGGTCGTCTGCAGTCTCCTGTCCGGAGGGCGGTGCGTCAATCTATCGGGCGGGAGAACTTTGGCAGATATCGTTCGACGACAGCCGCAGCCGCGCGATGTTCCGCCAGGCTTGCGGCATTACAGGCAGATCTGCCGGCTGACCGCCCTGCAGCCTGGCCTCCCTGCCAGGAGCTGCTACAGCTGTACCAGGCGGACTTTCAGGATGCCGGGGAGAACCGTCAGGGCCTCCCGCACCGGGGGCGGTACCGGGTCGTCCAGCCCCAGAACCATGATGGCGCGGCCCCGGGGACGGTCCCGCCCCACCTGCATGTGGGCGATGTTCACGTCGGCATCACCCAGCAGGGTACCCACCCGGCCTATCATCCCCGGGCGATCCTCGTTCCACACAAACAACATGATCGTCGACGGGGCCAGGTCGACCCGATAGCCTTCCAGGTGCGTGATCCGCGGCTCGCCGCGGCCGGCGATGGTGCCGGCGATCAGGAACGCCTCCCCGGTGGTCTCCACTCGCGCCCGGAGCAGGCTGGCGAAGTCCTCGCTCTCCTCCCGTCGCGATTCGGTCAGGGCTATGCCCCGCTCCCGGGCCACCAGAGCTGCGTTGATCAGGTTGACCGGCTGATCCAGGACCCGCTCCAGCAGGCCAGCCAGGAAGCCGGACCGCAGCGGGGCGCTCTCCAAAGACGCCAGTTCCCCCTCGTACGCCAGCTCCACACCCTGCACCTGCCCGTCCACCAGCTGGCAGGCGATGGTCCCCATCGCCCGGGCCAGGTCCGCAAAGGGCCGCACCCGCTGCCAGGCCTCGTCCTGCAGCACCGGAGCATTCACCGCTCCCCGCACCGGTCGACCGGCCAGCGCGGCCAGGACCTGCTCGGCCACCTCCACCGCCACCCGGCGCTGCGCCTCCTCGGTGGATGCCCCCAGGTGCGGGGTCAGGATAACCCGGGGATGGCGGAGGAGGGGACTGTCTCCGGGCGGCTCCTCCTCGACCACATCCAGGGCTGCGCCCGCCACCACGCCTTCCTCCAGGGCGTCGAGCAGGGCGTCCTCGTCGATCAGCCCGCCCCGGGCACAGTTGACCAGCAGCACCCCGCGCTTCATGCGCGCGAACTGGGGCCGCCCCAGCAGGTGCCGGGTGCTGGCCGTCAGAGGGGTGTGCAGGGTCAGGACGTCGCTTGCCGCGAGGACCTCGTCCAGAGGGCGCAGCTCGGCCCCCACCCGCGCGGCCCGGTCGGCGGCCACGTAGGGATCGTGAACGACCACCCGCATGCCGAAGGCGACTGCCCGGCGGGCTACCTCGGAGCCGATCTTGCCCAGCCCGATGATACCCAGGGTCTTGCCGTACAGCTCCACTCCGGTGAACGCCTGCCGCCGCCACTCGCCCCGGACGGCAGCCAGGTGGGCGGCCGGGAGGTGGCGGGCCAGGGCCAGGAGCATGGCCATGGTGTGTTCGGCGGTGCTGACCGTACTGCTCTCCGGCGTGTTGATGACCAGGACGCCGCGGCGGGTGGCGGCATCCACGTCGATGTTGTCGGTGCCCACGCCGGCCCGCGCGATCACCCGCAGCCGCTGCGCCGCCGCCAGGGCCTCCGCGGTCACCCGCGTCCGGCTGCGCACGATCACCGCATCCACATCGGCCAGCGCCTCCGGCAGCTCCGCGGGCGACAACCCCTGGCGGACGACCACCTCGGCGTGTTGGGCCAGGCGCCGGATGCCCTCCTCGGCCAGTCCGTCGGCCACCAGGACCTTCATGGGTCCTTCTCCACGCGGTACGTCACGGCTCCAGGGGGGAACGGGATGGCCGCGGGACGTCACGGTCCCGGAGGGGAACGGATGGCCCAGCGCGGGCAGCACCTGCTCCAGTGCGCGTAGGGCGGCGGTGACCTGGACCTCCTGGACATATCCCATGTGGCCGATGCGGATGATCCGGCCCGCCAGCCGTCCCTGTCCTCCGGCCACCACCACGCCGTAGTCGGTCCTCAGACGGCGTACCAGTTCCCGCGCGTCCACCCCATCCGGCACACGCACGGCGGTCACGGTATCCGAGGCGTGACGCGGGTCGGCAAGTAGCTGCAGACCCAGGACGGCCACGCCCTGCCGCGCGATCTGCCCCAGGCGCCGGTGGTGCGCGAATCGCGCTGGCAGCCCTTCGGACAGAATCATCGGGATCGAGACCGACAGCGCGTGGAGTACGGAAAGGGGCGGGGTGAACGGCATCAGCGCCCTGCCGGAAGTGATCTCAGCCTGAGCCCGATCCCAGGAGAAATACCACCGGGGCATGCGGGCGGTCCGCGACGCCTCCCAGGCCCTGTCGCTGACGCTGAGGAAGACCGCTCCGGGAGGTGCCATCAGTGCCTTCTGCGATCCGGCCACGACCACGTCCAGTCCCCACGCGTCGGTGCGCAGGTCCACAGCGGCCAGCGAGCTCACGGCATCCACCAGCAGCAACGCCTCAAAGGAACGCACCACCCCGGCGATGGCCTCCAGGGGGTTGGTCACTCCGGTGGAGGTCTCGTTGTGGGTGACCAGGACCGCCCGCACCCCCGGGTGCGCGCGGAGCGCCCGCCGCACCTCCTCGGGATCGACGGCCCGTCCCCACTCCACCTCCAGAGGGATGACCTCCGCCCCAAATCCCCGGGCTACGGCGGCGAACCTCTCTCCGAAGGCGCCGCAGATCAGGGCCAGGACCCGGTCTCCGGGCGAGAGCACATTGACCACAGCCGCCTCCAGTCCGCCGGTGCCGGAGGCGGTGAAGGGCAGGACCGTACCGGAGGTCTGGAAGATCTGCCGCAGCCCGTCCAGCACCCCGGCCAGCACCTGCCCGAACTCGTCGCTGCGGTGGTTGACCATGGGCCGGCCCATCGCCTCCCGCACCTGCGGGGGCAGCGGGGTAGGGCCGGGAATCAGCAGGTGGGCGTCGTCCACTGTGCCTACGTTCAGGACACTCCAGATGCTCGGGCTGGGCGTCCTCCCGGACGCGGCGCGGTTTATGTTGCCTACGGACTACTCTACGGACCTCCGCGTCGGTTGGGAAGGGAGTACGTCCAATCTGTAGCTCTGGGACCAGCGGCTACTGGTCTACCTGTGTGTCCCCGTGATCAGGGGGAAGCACGTGAAGCTGCCTTTCCACTGTGTGGACTTCGGGAAATGGCTCGCCAGCTGTTCCCATTTCACCCAGGCGACGCGCAGCCGGAAGCACACGCCTGTCCAGTGCTCCGGCCGCCTCATTGTAATACTTGGCAGCACTGTCCAGGCGTTTGCCTAGTTCCGTAAAGTTCTGCAGGAAGGATCGGAGTCGCTCATGCAGCTGTCTTCCCTGTTCGGCGATGGCGCGGGCGTTTTCCGTTATCCGATGCTGCTGCCAGCCATAAGCTACGGCCTTCAGCAGTCCCAGGAGGGTGATGGGGCTGGTGAGGAGGATCCGCTGCTGAACCGCGAAGTCCAGCAGCCCGGGGTCGCGCTCGAAGGCGGCCCCCAGTGCGGCCTCGTTGGGGACGAACATCACGGTTAGTTCCGCTGACCGCCCAAACTGCTCCCAGTAGCGCTTGCTGGCCAACTGCTGGACGTGTTGCTTCAGTGCCTTGACGTGAGCGTCGAGTCTGGCCCCGCGTACTGGCTCGGAAGCGTCTATGGCCTCCAGGTAGGCCTGCATGGGAGCTTTAGCGTCGACGGGGATTACTCCGCCGCCAGGGAGGTGGACAATAAGATCTGGGCGCCCGCCGTCAACGGCCACCTGCTCGGTGAAGTCGATGTGATTCTGCATGCCCGCCAGCTCCACGATCCGACGGAGCTGGAACTCTCCCCATCGGGCCCGTGTGGCGGTGGACTTCAACGCGTGGTTCAGGGAGAGAGTGGCCGTCTGGAGGTCAGCATGTGTCTGAGCAAGCTGTCGGAGCTGCTCCTGAAGGCCCTGGTAAGCTCCCTCACGCTTCTGCTCCAGGAGCCTGATCTCTCCTTCCATCTGCTCCAGAGCCTTGCCGAGGGGCTCCACCAGCTTGGCCAACTGAAATCTTCCCGTCTGCCAGTCTCCGCGCGCCTCCTCCAACACGCTGCGCAGTTGATCGTTTACCCGACCGAGGAGTAAGTCGGAGTTGGCCCTGAGGACTTCTGCCGCGAGAGCCTGGAAGCGCTCTCGCATGATCTGATCTGACTGCTGGATCCAGCGCAGCTTCTCCTGGTCGGCCTCCGCGGTCTTTCGGACCTCCGTCAGTTGCACCAGGACGT
Encoded here:
- a CDS encoding DUF5658 family protein, which gives rise to MFGAGPLSQIWRSYWVLAVLNAVDLLLTYTAVEGGVDEANVLLRPIVLTPWPLAIKTAALVLLALALAQAGRSAPRLAHILQMLRLAVGVYLVVTFFHVLGLRVID
- a CDS encoding VWA domain-containing protein encodes the protein MPSPQAPQAGGGLAPATTPQVTLPETPGAPAPPAAATPEAQTAQAPPTPKPLETPATKGPPAAERVEAILARGVSDDTEPVSPGVEFPEDAERIYVVLKSRHSEAISVRVSWVVVDAEGYPAGHVIESDDTDLDPGERDATYITPPGSAGFPVGDYRVDITVDGGPPQSVPFKVLPLHPPALPTDRSPPPPGFNLANRAFGGKVESRTSQYNDSEWAAANLIDGTTRGWSSSDRTTPQEVVLSFRQGREAQVAAVVVDTRTQETLSDPTKAPRHVEVWASTTGPAEGFSRVAGARLGPRPGEYLIALPPATRARYVKLRFLSNHGGSYTQAGEVKVIEAPDAPSILADVPKNLALAELGGTIVRFTSQDSEERAALRLIDGSVETAGWQSTDAYLPQEIVFAFRGERAALVDRIVLNPKTTAEPATWVKTFTVAVSTETPLDGFREVGQFTLRREARDQAFTIGQPARFVRLRILSNHGGTTTSLGEVKLIEGAEPGYRSILLEQAAGTAQALPGVTTSAEAGGDVEREPNNTPAQANSLMLGRRTRGTIDPLGEQDHFRITVPGSGLQVLTVDLAGRPYIRTSVALLDRTGREQMRFDPGVVPAAQTAFSWAVRPDDYTLRVTEPPVSIVLIWDTSGSMSDSIKHLQQAVEATLDQVRPTERLNLIRFSGDVEVLLPGFTSDRERLKAAAAGKFSAGGGTRFYDAVARGTELLAGVRANRAIVVMTDGADTSSTVKYAQFWRLVEKTRIRLYTIGLGAELLELKPDISTTPARMMNHLAMATNGRFFFAQSSEDLKGVYQQIVDELKTISTYTLRAGVSRGTGGLAVAATGERLAAVSAPGQIELILDASGSMKEKVEGRPKIDIAREVVVQIIKGLPDDVQVALRVYGHRIREGRPGDCKDSELVVPFGRIDKGYLIARVQAIRALGTTPIAYSLRQVAADFGKVPGEKMVILVTDGKEECKGDPAAAVSALLAAGLKVRLNIVGFALADPATKRDMERVARLTGGMFFDAANAAALTQAIQQSLAVPYDVLDAAGRRVGGGLTGQGPIELPEGIFTVVVRAAGEPITVPGVRVALNGFTKVVLKKEGREVGVQVLGP
- a CDS encoding transglutaminase domain-containing protein; this translates as MSPWREAVSAVIAVVLMLLLLDAAVETFLSGSPQRWVLTGAAVAGLVLLAVLWRRLGWAARGLLALFTLLGTLAFSAWRPAGTTHGVVLLGQPTSNVLAAVVGASVGLAGVSLLRMRYLPVTVRAALGVLALYGAAAFAAGALEGASYPDLFHGQSLWKRLPSWLQGATVSAAVFLPVAVLVQFLVGMWRIRGPQLRAWALQVLALGMSLAVALAGLVSPAGPPISGAGALVPAAQPLPPTPSPESSPIPGGEVGPALPASGPQREGPARTTPGSQPENPAVERPTGQHPSGAEPVSFPPSSPNVPQAYRRALARLRSGIDFSQLDPGALQRKLGTDPRELARFVQEEVRFEAYSGCMRGPTGTLLAGAGNALDRAWLLATLLQAAGRRVRFAMGTLSSPQAEELVRSGFAPRQSPSGLSPLLDAIVERSASHFLLLGDALYAAGFRAPSKGSREWEEAVRTAREHAWVQVEEQGQWVDVDPSPAAGYGRSLVLAQQVVESLPERCAYTVEFRVEVEALRQGRRVRKTVLTFGSTAAALAGLPVGLFHEINGERAVPLLLVGDRLYKGTSFALGGAPQPAGGLFPLPGLGAARESGGSPSGEWLDIRVRGPAGERTVTYTMADALGPAARHAGSSGGAATTLVDAVEGVLGLGVISGGIPPTLPAAVLSIADDPLGQVGLARQLAALSFGYAAIRGMLPSSPVNPQPLRSIDFPNIFIAHARPAREGSRPRPALDLTLKAYRLLRLPEDPLAAQGRFYDGLYNGVLDHTAERAIFGGQDADTSVGALFEAAVDQDIPIRVLSGQGTDPGSLLTPDGRFQVAAALSAGRIVLLPGSRPRGRPEGGLGWWSLDPATGWTEDTTESGEHQAGTERSVQEKDTPKKIRAVCQLSLEVVFLVASILANMSGISPTLQGLAQVADDLGSVLDSADWAEHFTKRCRMPPPPLQKPPRVPGYFPPVKKIPPPRDLTRGRRPWFPWLQPGRR
- a CDS encoding DNA recombination protein RmuC — its product is MQLTEVRKTAEADQEKLRWIQQSDQIMRERFQALAAEVLRANSDLLLGRVNDQLRSVLEEARGDWQTGRFQLAKLVEPLGKALEQMEGEIRLLEQKREGAYQGLQEQLRQLAQTHADLQTATLSLNHALKSTATRARWGEFQLRRIVELAGMQNHIDFTEQVAVDGGRPDLIVHLPGGGVIPVDAKAPMQAYLEAIDASEPVRGARLDAHVKALKQHVQQLASKRYWEQFGRSAELTVMFVPNEAALGAAFERDPGLLDFAVQQRILLTSPITLLGLLKAVAYGWQQHRITENARAIAEQGRQLHERLRSFLQNFTELGKRLDSAAKYYNEAAGALDRRVLPAARRLGEMGTAGEPFPEVHTVERQLHVLPPDHGDTQVDQ
- the serA gene encoding phosphoglycerate dehydrogenase, coding for MDDAHLLIPGPTPLPPQVREAMGRPMVNHRSDEFGQVLAGVLDGLRQIFQTSGTVLPFTASGTGGLEAAVVNVLSPGDRVLALICGAFGERFAAVARGFGAEVIPLEVEWGRAVDPEEVRRALRAHPGVRAVLVTHNETSTGVTNPLEAIAGVVRSFEALLLVDAVSSLAAVDLRTDAWGLDVVVAGSQKALMAPPGAVFLSVSDRAWEASRTARMPRWYFSWDRAQAEITSGRALMPFTPPLSVLHALSVSIPMILSEGLPARFAHHRRLGQIARQGVAVLGLQLLADPRHASDTVTAVRVPDGVDARELVRRLRTDYGVVVAGGQGRLAGRIIRIGHMGYVQEVQVTAALRALEQVLPALGHPFPSGTVTSRGHPVPPWSRDVPRGEGPMKVLVADGLAEEGIRRLAQHAEVVVRQGLSPAELPEALADVDAVIVRSRTRVTAEALAAAQRLRVIARAGVGTDNIDVDAATRRGVLVINTPESSTVSTAEHTMAMLLALARHLPAAHLAAVRGEWRRQAFTGVELYGKTLGIIGLGKIGSEVARRAVAFGMRVVVHDPYVAADRAARVGAELRPLDEVLAASDVLTLHTPLTASTRHLLGRPQFARMKRGVLLVNCARGGLIDEDALLDALEEGVVAGAALDVVEEEPPGDSPLLRHPRVILTPHLGASTEEAQRRVAVEVAEQVLAALAGRPVRGAVNAPVLQDEAWQRVRPFADLARAMGTIACQLVDGQVQGVELAYEGELASLESAPLRSGFLAGLLERVLDQPVNLINAALVARERGIALTESRREESEDFASLLRARVETTGEAFLIAGTIAGRGEPRITHLEGYRVDLAPSTIMLFVWNEDRPGMIGRVGTLLGDADVNIAHMQVGRDRPRGRAIMVLGLDDPVPPPVREALTVLPGILKVRLVQL
- a CDS encoding elongation factor P translates to MVLASALRPGMAIRLEGEVYKIIAATFHSGGGQMGGVTHAKLRNVRTGAVREWRFRPEETVQDVPIERQTMQFLYADDEFCHFMNTETFEQVAVERARLGRAAAFLTEGMVLPVEFHQDRPIGVVFPDIVEVRVAETAPPAHGTGNENVWKEAKLENGLTIQVPPFIAAGEWIRVDVEAGTYIERAKRK